A segment of the Phycisphaerae bacterium RAS1 genome:
CGGCGATAGGTATCGACCGTCCGCGGCTCGCCGCGCAGCGGATGCCGCCAGGTGCGGCGGTGCAGCGTGGACTTGCCGCGGCCGCGGACCCAGACGCCCAGTTCCTCCAGGCGCGTCTTGTCGAGCCGCACGCGCAGGCCGTAGGAGTTGGCGGTGAGAATGGCCGCGTCGATCTGCGCGGGACTCAGTTGCTCAAAATTGGCTTTTCGCAGCAGATAGGCGATTTGCTCAAGCACCGCGCGCAGCGCTGCGGGCGTTCGCTGTGCGCCGGCGTTCGCCGACGAGAGCGTATCGGCGTCGGCATTGAAAGGCGCGTAGCGTTTGAGCAGAGCGCGCTCGAAGGCCGTGGTTTCCTGCTCGATCACGTCCTCGATCGCGCGGGCTACGTCCGTCAGCGGCGCGGCCGACTCCCGGAACGTCTCGCCGTCCGCCGCCAGGCGGGCCGCGAGGTCATCCACATGCAGCGGGACGAAACGATCCTCCAGATCGTGCAGCGACGCGGGTTCGGAGGGCGCTGCGCCGGGTGATACGTGAGCCGCAGCGGTGTCCATCGCGCGAATCGTATCGGTCGCCCGGCGGAGCCGCTACCATATCGCCCCGCATCGTGGCGGACGGCGCCGGCTGGGTGCGGGTGCGGCGGACGTTCCGGCTCGCTGCGCACCGGCGCCGCGGCGCGCCGCGTTGAACACGCGCGGCTCGTGCCCGGCGGACGCGAGATGGACGGTTCCGGCGAGGGCGCGTGATTCTCATTGCGGCGACCATTCTCTACCTCGTCGGTTTCCTGGCGATCCTGCAGGGGGTCGGGTCGCTCCTGCAAGGCGCTGCGTTTCTGCGATTCGTGCGGCGCGAGCTGGCCGCAACACCGCCCGCCTACGCGCCGCCGGCGAGCGTGCTGTTGCCTTGCAAAGGCCTGGACCCGCGGCTCACCCAGACTCTGGAGCGCGTGACGCGGCAGGACTATCCGTCGGCATACGAGGTTCTCTGTGCGGTCGAGTCGCCGACCGACGCTGCCGTCCCGGCCATTCAGGCCGTTGCCGCCCGGTCGCCCGTCCCGGTCAAGTGCGTGGTCGCGTCCGTGTCGCACGAGTGCTCGCAGAAGATCGTGAATCTGCTGGCCGCGCTTGAGACGCTCGACCCCGCCTCGCAGGTTCTCGCGTTTCTCGACTCGGACGCCGTCCCGCACAGCCACTGGCTGGCGTCAATCGTCGCGCCGCTCTCCGACGAACGGGTCGGCGTCGTGACCGGCTACCGCTGGTACGATCCGGGCGGCGGGTGGGTCTGCCTGACGCGCTGCGTGTGGAACGCCATGACGCTGACACTGCTGGGCGATCATCACTACAACTTCGTCTGGGGCGGGTCGGTCGGCATTCGCCGCGAGACGTTTGAGAAACTGGGCATCGCGACACGCTGGCGGCGCGTGCTCTCGGAAGATTACGAGGTGACGCGCACCGTCCGCGCTGCCGGCCTGGAAATCCGCTTCGCCCCGCGCTGCGTGATTCCGAATCACGACCTGGCGACCTGGTCGCAATTCTGGACCTTCGCCCGCCGCCAGCTCATCATCACCCGCGTCTGCCATCGCACGGTCTGGACCATGGGTGCGATCATGAACATCGTGTTCAACATGGCCTTCTGGGGCCTGCTCTGGCTGGCAGTGACCGCCATCGCCTGCGGGGCGCGCGGCCTGGGTTACGCGGCCATCGCCGGGCTCGCCGTGATTTACGGGCTGGCGGTCGCCAAGAGCGTCGTCCGCCAGGCGGCCGTGGCGCTGCTGGTCGAGCCGTCGCATCGCTCGCGGGCGACCTACTGGGGCGACGTGCTCGGGCCGCCGCTCATCGGCGTGCTCAATTTCGCGCTGATGGTGGCGTCGGGTGTGAGCAGCCGATTCTGGTGGCGCGGCGTACGATACGAGATGCGCGCGATCGACTCGGTCCGCGTCATCGACCGAACGTAGAATGAGGGCATGCCCAACAACCCGGGCAAGCGGGCCCGCTTTTCCGAACCCGTTGCGCCAAGCAGCGGGGTGATGTCCGCGGCCAGTGGGGCGCCGATCGCTAACAACCGTCAACCCGCCGCTCGGCGCGGCGGGTTCGGACAGAAGAGCCGCCCGCCCGGAAAAATGGGAACACTATAGAATGGCCGGCATGATCGTCCTGATCGACAACTACGATTCATTCACCTACAACCTGGTGCAGCGCATCGGCGAACTGGACGCGACGCGCCCGATCCGGGTCTACCGCAACGACCGCGTCACGCTCGAGCAGATCGCGGCCGACCACCCGACGCATCTCATCATCTCGCCCGGTCCCTGCACGCCGCGCGAAGCCGGCATCAGCAACGACGCCATCCGCCATTTTGCCGGGAAGCTCGCCATTCTCGGCGTCTGTCTGGGCCACCAATGCCTCGGGTTCACCAGCGGCGGGAACATCGTCCGCGCCCGCCGGCTGATGCACGGCAAGACCAGCATGATTCAACACGACGGCCGCGGCATATTCCGCGGTCTTTCCAATCCGTTTCAGGCGACGCGCTATCACTCGCTGGTTATCGAGCCGGTCTCGCTGTCGGCGGATTTTGAAGTGAGCGCCACCGCGGACGACGATGCGACCGAGATCATGGCGATCCGGCATCGCAGCCTGCCGATTGAGGGCGTCCAATTCCACCCGGAGAGCTTCCTCACCCCGGAAGGCCCGAAACTGCTTGCGAATTTCCTGGGCATCGATTAGCTCTACGTCCATGTTGCCAATGGCTCGCCGCTGGTCTGCGTTCGTCGTGCTCTGCGCTGCGCTGGTCGCGGCGAGCGGCTGCGCGCAGCGCCCGTCGGCAGTTACGGCCGCGCCGTCGCACGACGAATTACCCTCATCCGACGCGCAGCAGCGGGTCACGGCGGTCAGCGTGGCGGTCGAGCACGGCGATGACGTGCCGCGCGACGTGTGGCTGTCCGATTTCAAGCTTGAGTTGACGCCCGCGGAGCAGGCGTACCTCGATCGCCAGAGTCCCCCATATGACTTCCTGAAGCTCTACCCGCCGCCGGGCGGCCCCAATCAGCCGCTGATGCGATCCAGCGTGCGCGTCGACGTCAGCAACGGCGGGGTCAGGAAGGAGCTGTCCGGCACGCAGCGCAACTGGCTCGGATCAGCGGCCCTGCTGGGTCCGCCCTCGCTGGTGGGGATCGACACGTTTCAGCGAGAGCGGGCGTCGTCTCGCGGGCACGCCAAGCATCTCTCGACCGCCGGGCAGAGCCAGCGTGTCTCGGTCGGCTACGGCCCACCCTCGACGAAGTCGGCGGCTCAGAAAAACTCCAAACCGTAGCCGCGAATCCGGCCGCCGACTTGTGCGATTTGCCCCAGTCGTGCGTGCTTTTCCCCGGCTACGAAACCGCACGAAGTTCGGATGAAACCAGGGTGGATAATTCTCCGGCCGGATGACGGGTCCGCGGGCGTTCGTCGTAAGTGTGTGTAATTAAATAAGTTAATTAACTATCATTGCTTTCCCGGGGGGCAGAAGCAAGAGTCTGCAAATGCCTGGCGGCGCTGTTCCGCAGGCTTCAAAACACCCGGCGCATCTGCTAGAATTGTGGCACGGGACGTGCTTGGTCTGACTCTGGAGGGTCGAACGGAGGCGTCTCCCCCTAACTGCACGGTCGCGCCGCGCCGGCTTACTCCGTTCGCATCGGCGCAGCGGCCAGAAGCGCTTTCAGCGCACGTTGTTTTGCATTCGCCCGATTCCGGCGAAGCGGAATTGTACGAGTCCTTTTTCAGGAGTGAGTGAAATGAAGAACTTTCTGCGTTGTCTGACGCCGACGCTGGCGCTGTGTAGCGCCGCGCTGGCTCAGACGCCGACCATCGACGGGACGGCGGATCCCCTGTACTGCGAGGCCGTCGTGATTCAGGACACCTCGACCGGATTCGGGAATGCCAATAACGGCCAGGTGGGGATCTGCAATGGCTCAGAGCTGGACCAGGCGTTCGCGTATGTCAATGGCGGCACGCTGTACCTCGTGTTTGCGGGCAATCTCGAGCACAACTTCAACAAGCTGGAAATCTTCTTTGATACCATTGCGGGCGGACAGAACCAGCTTCGCAACGACAACGGGACCGGCGGCGTCAACGACGGCGTGAACCGCATGGGCGGCGGCTTGCCCGCCAACCCGCCCGGCCCGGGTCTGAAGTTCGACGCGGGTTTCGACGCCGACTACTGGATCAGCGTGACCGGCGGCCCGAACAACCCGGCGACGTACAGCATCTTCCTGGACTACGCCCGCTTGCGCCCGAACGTCGGCGACGCGGGAGAGACCTACTACCTCGGGCAGGGCCAGGAAGCCAGTGAAACCGTCGGCGGGGCGCTCACCGGCGGCACCAATCCGAACAACATTCTCGCGACGATCGACAACAGCAACGTCGCAGGCGTCGCCGGCGGAAACGGCGGCCTCGACAGCGGCGCCGGCGTCCGCACGGGCGTCGAGCTGGCGATCCCGCTGGCGGCGATTGGAACTCCGACCGGCACGTTCAAAATCTGTGCATTCATCAACGGACAACAGCACGATTTCTGCTCGAACCAGTTCCTTGGCGGAACATTCGGCGCCGCCAACCTGGGCGAGCCGCGCAACCTCGATCTGACCGCCGCGCCCGTTGATTTCACTGATCAGAACTTCTCCGTGTCGCTGGTCACGCCCCCCTGCGGCGCGTGCTGCGACCTGGGCGCTCAGACGTGCTCACAAACGACGCAGGTCAACTGCGCCGGCGGCGGCTTCCAGTGGACCGCCAACCTGAGCTGCGACGGCAACCCGTGCGACAACGTCGTCACCGGCGCTTGCTGCCTCGGAACGAATTGCTCAATCGACACGGCCACCGGCTGCACGAACCAGGGCGGCATCTACGCCGGCGATGGCAGCACCTGTGCCACGTTCCCGTGTGCGAACGTCGGCGCTTGCTGCAACGGCACGAGCTGCTCGATCGTGATCGATGCGCCGGCTTGCACCGGCGGCGGCGGCGAGTATCTCGGCATCGGCACCAACTGCGACGCCAGCCCCTGCGCCACGGGCGCCTGCTGCGTCAACGGCGGCTGCCAGACGCTTCGCGAGGAACAGTGCCTCAACCTCGACGGCGACTACTTCGGCGACGGCTCGACTTGCGGCACGATTGTCTGCGATCTCGGCCGCTGCTGCATCGATGACAAGTGCTTCGTCATCCGCGGCGACGAGTGCACCGCCCTTGGCGGCGCTTTCGCGGTCGGCCTCGACTGCACCGGCAATCCCTGCGGCACGCCGGTCGGCCAGCCGGAAGTGGACGGCCTGCTCGACCTCAGCTACACCGGACCGTGGGCCGTGCAGGACACAGAGACCGGATTCGGCAACGCAACCGGCGGCCTGATCGACTTCGCCGGCGGCTCTGAGCTTGACGTGGCCTGGGCCGCGATCAAGGGCGGCAAGCTGTACCTGCTGCTGGCGGGCAACCTCGAGTCCAACTTCAACAAGCTCGAAGTGTTCTTCGACACGATCCCCGGTGGCCAGAACCAGCTCCGCAACGACAACCCGGACGTTGATTTCAACGGCCTGAACCGCATGGGCACCGACACGGTCGATCCGATTCTGAACCCCGGTCTCAAGTTCGACGCCGGCTTTGAGCCGGATTACTACTTCACCTGCACGCACGGCGGGCAGGCGAATCGCCCGTCGACCAGCATCTTCGCCAACTTCGTCCGCATGCGCACCAGCGACACGGATCCGGGCGAAGGCTACTTCCTCGGCGAAGGCCGCGCCGCCAACTACACCCGCGGCGGCCTGCTGAACCGCAACCCGGGCGGCAATAACCCGTTCGGCATCATGTGCACGCTCGACAACAGCAACATCCTGGGCGTGATCGGCGGCTTCGCCGCCGGTGACGGTTCCGGCGTCACCACCGGCGTCGAAATCTGCATCCCGCTCTCGGCGATCGGCGACCCGACCGGCGTGATCAAGGTCTGTGCGTTCATCAA
Coding sequences within it:
- the pabA gene encoding Aminodeoxychorismate/anthranilate synthase component 2; its protein translation is MAGMIVLIDNYDSFTYNLVQRIGELDATRPIRVYRNDRVTLEQIAADHPTHLIISPGPCTPREAGISNDAIRHFAGKLAILGVCLGHQCLGFTSGGNIVRARRLMHGKTSMIQHDGRGIFRGLSNPFQATRYHSLVIEPVSLSADFEVSATADDDATEIMAIRHRSLPIEGVQFHPESFLTPEGPKLLANFLGID
- a CDS encoding N-glycosyltransferase — encoded protein: MILIAATILYLVGFLAILQGVGSLLQGAAFLRFVRRELAATPPAYAPPASVLLPCKGLDPRLTQTLERVTRQDYPSAYEVLCAVESPTDAAVPAIQAVAARSPVPVKCVVASVSHECSQKIVNLLAALETLDPASQVLAFLDSDAVPHSHWLASIVAPLSDERVGVVTGYRWYDPGGGWVCLTRCVWNAMTLTLLGDHHYNFVWGGSVGIRRETFEKLGIATRWRRVLSEDYEVTRTVRAAGLEIRFAPRCVIPNHDLATWSQFWTFARRQLIITRVCHRTVWTMGAIMNIVFNMAFWGLLWLAVTAIACGARGLGYAAIAGLAVIYGLAVAKSVVRQAAVALLVEPSHRSRATYWGDVLGPPLIGVLNFALMVASGVSSRFWWRGVRYEMRAIDSVRVIDRT